The genomic window CCACTTCCTTGCCGGTGATGTTGCGGCGCAGCGGGGCCTTCTTCTCGACCCAGTTCAGGATCTCGCCGAAGCCGCCCACGGCCATGGCGCTGAGGGTCTTGAGCGGCCCGCCGGAGATCACGTTGCAGCGGATGTTTTTCGCGCCGAGCTCCATGGCCAGGTAGCGGTTGGTGGCCTCGAGTGCCGCCTTGGCGACGCCCATCACGTTGTAGCCGGGCACGGCCTTCTCGGCGCCGTAGTAGCTCAGCGCGATCATGGATCCGCCATTGGTCATCAGCGGCACGGCGCGGTTGGCCATCGCCTGGTAGGTGAACGCGGAGAGATCCATCGCCTGCGTGAACACATCCCGCGGCGTGGAGGCGAACAAGCCCTCCTTCAGCCAGTCCTTGTTGGCGAAGGCGATCGAGTGCACCAGAAAATCGAGCTGCCCGAAATCCTTCTGAATCTTGGCGAAGACTTGGTCGAGCTGCTCGTCGCTGCCCGCGTCCATCGGCATGAGCCAGGGATCTTTCACGTTCAGTTCCGTGAGCGCCTGCCGAATGCGTCGCTCCATCTTTTCCCCGGGCAGGTGCGTGAAGAGGCATTGACCGCCCTGGGCCAGGATGCTCTCGGTGATGCTCGTCGCGTAGGAGCGATTGTTTGCGATGCCGACGACGAGTCCGCGTTTTCCGTCAAGAATTCCCATGAAGTTTCCTTTGAAGTTGATCCGGTCCGTCCATCATCATCGATGCCACGCACGTGGCGAACTATTTGCCCGCGGGCGCTCCAAGCGGAGGCGGTACCGGAACCCCGTCCGCCGGCTGGACCACACCATAGGCCCACAGCTTCTGCGTCTTGTCGCCGGTCTTCAACTCCATCTGGAACTGAAACAAGCCGGGAGTCTTGGATTTCGGAGTCACGCGGCAGCGGACCTGGTGGTTGGCGCCCTGCGGTTCCTGCGCCAGCATCTCCGCGGAGAAGTTCCCCGACACGCTGGCAACGCTCGACACCGGCTCGGTCCAGTCGACCAGTTCGAAGGTGAACTCCTTGGAGCCGCCCGCCGGGATGATCCCCAGGTTCAGGTTGTACTCCTTCATGCGCACCACCGGCACGATGTTGCTTTTTTCGGTGCGCATCTTCAGCGCCAGCACCGGTGCGTCCGTCCGGTCGGTCAGCGCCAGGCACCACGCGGGCAGCGCGCTGGGCAGAAACGTGCTGAAGTCGTAGCGCACCAGATAGGTGCTCCGGGGCTGATCCTTGGCCGGGTCGAATCCGATGAAGGCCGGCGTTCGGTTGTCGACCGAGAGAATCCGGAAGGGCTTGCGGTCGACGCTTTCGATGACCACGCGTCCCGCGACCGGGACGTTCGGCAGCACGTTGATCGCGGGCGGCACCGCGCGCAGCGCGACCACCACCTCGGCCCGCACATCGACTTCGACGGGCTTGCTGTAGCCCTCGACGATCACCTTCACCGTCGACTTGCGCGGCCCGGTGGCGATGGCCGCCGCCAGGCTGGCATCGAACGCAATGGATTCACCCGGTTGAATGACCCGGCCCGAAAGATCGGTCGTGGTCGTGCAGGTGCATGTGGGCTGGAGGGTGATGATGGTCAGGGGACCGCTGGTGGGATTCTTCAGCGTGAAGATTCCGGTCTTCGCTTCGCCGGGGGCGATGAATCCGAAATCCAGCATCGGTGGCTCGATGGTCAAAGGAGGGGGTCCGGTAATGACACCCCTGGGTGGGACCGGAGTGGTCGTTGCCGGAGGGTCGGAAGGGCTTGAGCCGAACGCCGAATCCGAGCCGGCGCCCAATGCAAAAACAAGGCTTAAACCAAGGCAAAAAGCCCTATTTGTCATCGTCAATCGGCGCATATTCCTCACCTCGATCATACGAGAATTAAGCATGGAAAGTCGCATTCGGTTTCGAGACGCCCCGTGCCTGAGGGAACTCCATGAAAATCACAATTTCAAGTTTTTTTGATTTCCTCATTTGCATCATTTGAAACTTGGGATAGTCTGGGTGGGTCTAAGAGGTTTGGAAACGGATCTCAAGGATAAACTGACGAAAGATGCTGGAATCCAGCTTTTTCGTGTGTTTCGGCCGCACGGGCGGCACTCAAATTGCCCTTTTCCCTCCCTCCGCCCCCGGACCTAGTGTCCGGGGGTATTTTTTTTGGACTTTTTTCCTGAATCAGTGGCAGTGGTTTCGGGATGCCATGCTCCCGCCGCGTGTTTGGAGGAGCGGCAGTCGCTAAACTCGCCCTTCTTTTCCTCACAATCGCCGGCTCCCTCCGGCCAGACTGGACCACCCATGAAGAGCACCGATCTACGACCCGGAACCGCCATCAAACTCGACGGCCGCCTCTATCTCATCATGACCTACACGCACGTCACCCCCGGCAACCTGCGGGCCTTCGTGCAGGTGAAGATGCGCGACCTCAAGAGCGGCTCGCTGATCGACAAGCGGCTGCGCAGCGGCGAGGAAGTCGAGCAGGTGGAGCTGGACCGACGGGCCATGGAGTACCTCTACAAGGATGGCGCCAAGTTCGTCTTCATGGACAACGAGAACTATGAGCAGGCCGAGATGACGGAGGAATTCGTCGGCGACCTTCCCCTCTACATGCTGCCCAACACCAGCGTGATCGTGAACTGGTGCGACGGCCGACCGATCGCCATCGAGCTGCCGAACATGGTCGAGCTGGTCGTCAAGGACACGACCCCTGGCATCAAGGGCGCGACCGCGACCAACCAGCTCAAGGAAGCGGAGCTCGAGACGGGATTGAAGACCCGCGTTCCCCCCTTCATCGCCATCGGCGAGAAGCTGCGCATCTCGACCGTGGACGGCTCCTACCAGAGCCGCGCCTGACGGACGCACCAACTTGAGTTGACAGTGCTTCGGCCTCGGCTTTAGCTGTATTCCAGAAGCAGCAATCCAACGTCGCCGCCATCGACTTCGCCGCTTCCATCAAGATCCGCCGGGCAATCCGCGGGCACGGGGCAGACTCCGAAATCCAGAAGCATCAGGCCGAGATCGCCGCCGTCCACTTCGCCACTGCCGTCCAGATCCGCGGGGTTCCCGCAGGCGGGCGCCGCGCTGACATTGAACGAGGTCGGAACATTGAGCGGTGCCCGCGTGACGATGAACTTGGTCTCGGCTTCGACGAACCATGTGAGCTGCGAGCCGCAGGCGATGCCGGGCAGCGTGGCCCGGTACTTGTTGCTGCCGATGCTGGTCATGACCGCGCTCTGCGTGGCGCCGCCATCCACGCTCCACTTCAGGCGCACGCCATTGGCAATGAGCGTGCTGATGTTGGGAACGGCGAGCGCCTCGACGGTCGCGGGCGTGTTCTCCGCGACGGTGCTTCCGGGCCCGAGGGTGATGGAGACCGGGCACGATGCCAGCAACTTCTCCATCATCACCATGGCGGCCGCATGATTCTCCCGCGCATTGGGAATGATCGCGCTCGTCGGCATGACAAAGCCGTAGGAACCGAGGTCGCGCACTTCGAGCGTGCCGCTCATCATGCCGATGGTGCCGTAGCCCCAATCGTCGATGCATCCGGCGACCGCACCGTAAATGGCGTAGCTCCGGCCCGCCGCGTAACTCGTGCCGTAGAGAGACCCAAGGGCGGTCTGCATGGGATATCCGACGGCCTGCAGCGCCGCCTCGTCCGGTGTCACGGTATTTGTGTAGGACCAGGACCAGAGCCATTCCTGGCCATAGCTGTGGAAATCGATGAAGCCGCACAGGTTGGCGGCGTGGGCCAGCATGAAGTCGCGCATGCCCGCAGTTTCCGGCTCGCTGAAGGCGGCGGTGCCCCGGTAGGTCTCGTTGCTCGCCACGCCGCTGGAGCCGGCGCCGCCCCAGCCGATGCTCCAATTTCGATTCATGTCGACGCCATAAGTGGACCCGCTCACCAGCCGCCGGTTCTTGCGCCACAGGCGGTTGTTGGTCCAGGAGTATTCGTAGCCATCCGGATTCTGCACCGGGAAGATGTAGACCTCCGCTGAGTTCAGAATCGCGGTGATGCGCGGATCGATGCCGTCCTGCTCGATCAGCTGATCGGCGATCCACATGGTCGTCATGGTGGCCGCCCATTCGCGGGCGTGGGCGGTGCCGGTGAAGATGAATGCCGGCACATTCGTCCCGGCCGGATAGCGCGAGATTCGGACGCCCCGAATGGTGCGGCCCTGAATCGATGTCCCCGCCGTCACGATCGAGACCAGAGTGGGATGCGCCGCCACCAGCGCGTCCAGCCGTGCGTTCACCGCGGCAAGATTCTTGAAATCGGCGAACCAGTCGGCACCCTCCGCCGGCTGGGCAAGACGGACTTGCTCATCGTCGATCCGCTCCTGCAGATCCGGAATCAGAACGCGATAGGGAACGCCGACTTTGCCCAGCGTGTCCAGCGCGAACTGCGACAGGCGGAAGTCCGCCTCGCCGCCAACATCCACGCCGTGGCTCCACATGTCGTTGCTGAGTTGATTGACCAGCACCAGATCCGGCGCACTGCGGATCAGGACCCTTGCCACCACATCCCCGTCGAAGCGGGCCATTTCAA from Planctomycetota bacterium includes these protein-coding regions:
- a CDS encoding enoyl-ACP reductase, with amino-acid sequence MGILDGKRGLVVGIANNRSYATSITESILAQGGQCLFTHLPGEKMERRIRQALTELNVKDPWLMPMDAGSDEQLDQVFAKIQKDFGQLDFLVHSIAFANKDWLKEGLFASTPRDVFTQAMDLSAFTYQAMANRAVPLMTNGGSMIALSYYGAEKAVPGYNVMGVAKAALEATNRYLAMELGAKNIRCNVISGGPLKTLSAMAVGGFGEILNWVEKKAPLRRNITGKEVGDTAAWLLSSMAGGVTGQTIYVDSGYSIMGL
- a CDS encoding DUF1573 domain-containing protein translates to MTIEPPMLDFGFIAPGEAKTGIFTLKNPTSGPLTIITLQPTCTCTTTTDLSGRVIQPGESIAFDASLAAAIATGPRKSTVKVIVEGYSKPVEVDVRAEVVVALRAVPPAINVLPNVPVAGRVVIESVDRKPFRILSVDNRTPAFIGFDPAKDQPRSTYLVRYDFSTFLPSALPAWCLALTDRTDAPVLALKMRTEKSNIVPVVRMKEYNLNLGIIPAGGSKEFTFELVDWTEPVSSVASVSGNFSAEMLAQEPQGANHQVRCRVTPKSKTPGLFQFQMELKTGDKTQKLWAYGVVQPADGVPVPPPLGAPAGK
- a CDS encoding M14 family metallocarboxypeptidase, translating into MQLFPFVLRAALAFAPPAHGQPVAVPADQGALEMARFDGDVVARVLIRSAPDLVLVNQLSNDMWSHGVDVGGEADFRLSQFALDTLGKVGVPYRVLIPDLQERIDDEQVRLAQPAEGADWFADFKNLAAVNARLDALVAAHPTLVSIVTAGTSIQGRTIRGVRISRYPAGTNVPAFIFTGTAHAREWAATMTTMWIADQLIEQDGIDPRITAILNSAEVYIFPVQNPDGYEYSWTNNRLWRKNRRLVSGSTYGVDMNRNWSIGWGGAGSSGVASNETYRGTAAFSEPETAGMRDFMLAHAANLCGFIDFHSYGQEWLWSWSYTNTVTPDEAALQAVGYPMQTALGSLYGTSYAAGRSYAIYGAVAGCIDDWGYGTIGMMSGTLEVRDLGSYGFVMPTSAIIPNARENHAAAMVMMEKLLASCPVSITLGPGSTVAENTPATVEALAVPNISTLIANGVRLKWSVDGGATQSAVMTSIGSNKYRATLPGIACGSQLTWFVEAETKFIVTRAPLNVPTSFNVSAAPACGNPADLDGSGEVDGGDLGLMLLDFGVCPVPADCPADLDGSGEVDGGDVGLLLLEYS
- the efp gene encoding elongation factor P; protein product: MKSTDLRPGTAIKLDGRLYLIMTYTHVTPGNLRAFVQVKMRDLKSGSLIDKRLRSGEEVEQVELDRRAMEYLYKDGAKFVFMDNENYEQAEMTEEFVGDLPLYMLPNTSVIVNWCDGRPIAIELPNMVELVVKDTTPGIKGATATNQLKEAELETGLKTRVPPFIAIGEKLRISTVDGSYQSRA